The proteins below are encoded in one region of Balaenoptera acutorostrata chromosome 11, mBalAcu1.1, whole genome shotgun sequence:
- the TAMALIN gene encoding protein TAMALIN isoform X1: MTLRRLRKLQQKEEAAAAPDPAAPAPDSEAAPAPPTPTPASGPPAAAASPGTPGDELYAALEDYHPAELYRALAVSGGTLPRRKGSGLRWKNLSQSPEQQRKVLTLEKEENQTFGFEIQTYGLHHREEQRVEMVTFVCRVHESSPAQLAGLTPGDTIASVNGLNVEGIRHREIVDIIKASGNVLRLETLYGTSIRKAELEARLQYLKQTLYEKWGEYRSLMVQEQRLVHGLVVKDPSIYDTLESVRSSLYGAGLLPGSLPFGPLLSAPGSSRGGARRAGGDADDAVYHTCFFGGAEPPEPPPPPPPARAPGPGPADASAPGPRAVLSRSASVRCAGPGGGGGVGAPSALWTEAREQALCGAGLRKTKYRSFRRRLLKFIPGLNRSLEEEESQL; encoded by the exons ATGACCCTCCGCCGACTCAGGAAGCTGCAGCAGAAAGAGGAGGCGGCGGCCGCCCCAGACCCCGCTGCCCCAGCCCCCGACTCGGAAGCTGCTCCCGCCCCTCCGACCCCGACCCCGGCCTCGGGCCCCCCTGCCGCAGCAGCCAGCCCTGGGACCCCCGGGGACGAGCTGTACGCGGCGCTGGAGGACTATCACCCGGCCGAGCTGTATCGCGCGCTCGCCGTGTCCGGAGGTACCCTGCCCCGCCGGAAG GGCTCAGGACTGCGCTGGAAGAATCTCAGCCAGAGTCCTGAACAGCAGCG GAAAGTGCTGACTTTGGAGAAGGAGGAGAACCAGACCTTCGGCTTTGAGATCCAG ACTTATGGCCTTCACCACCGGGAGGAGCAGCGCGTGGAGATGGTGACCTTTGTCTGCCGGGTTCATGAGTCCAGCCCTGCCCAGCTGGCTGGGCTCACACCAG GGGACACCATCGCTAGTGTCAACGGCCTGAACGTGGAAGGCATCCGGCATCGGGAAATTGTTGACATCATTAAGGCGTCTGGCAACGTTCTCAG ACTGGAAACTCTGTATGGAACATCAATTCGGAAGGCGGAACTGGAGGCTCGTCTGCAGTACCTGAAG CAAACCCTGTATGAGAAGTGGGGAGAATACAGGTCCCTAATGGTGCAGGAGCAGCGGCTGGTGCACG GCCTCGTGGTGAAGGACCCGAGCATCTATGACACGCTGGAGTCCGTGCGCTCCAGCCTGTACGGTGCGGGCCTGCTCCCGGGCTCACTGCCCTTCGGGCCTCTGCTGTCCGCCCCCGGGAGCTCCCGCGGCGGCGCGCGGCGGGCCGGGGGCGACGCGGACGACGCTGTCTACCACACGTGCTTCTTCGGGGGCGCTGAGCCGCCTgagcccccgccgcccccgccccccgcgcgcGCTCCCGGCCCGGGCCCCGCCGACGCTTCGGCCCCGGGGCCCCGGGCGGTGCTGAGCCGCAGCGCCAgcgtgcggtgcgcgggccccgggggcggcggcggcgtggGCGCGCCGAGCGCTCTCTGGACTGAGGCCCGCGAGCAGGCCCTGTGCGGCGCCGGCCTGCGCAAAACCAAGTACCGCAGCTTCCGCCGGCGGCTGCTCAAGTTCATCCCCGGACTCAACcgctccctggaggaggaggagagccagctgtag
- the TAMALIN gene encoding protein TAMALIN isoform X2, whose protein sequence is MVTFVCRVHESSPAQLAGLTPGDTIASVNGLNVEGIRHREIVDIIKASGNVLRLETLYGTSIRKAELEARLQYLKQTLYEKWGEYRSLMVQEQRLVHGLVVKDPSIYDTLESVRSSLYGAGLLPGSLPFGPLLSAPGSSRGGARRAGGDADDAVYHTCFFGGAEPPEPPPPPPPARAPGPGPADASAPGPRAVLSRSASVRCAGPGGGGGVGAPSALWTEAREQALCGAGLRKTKYRSFRRRLLKFIPGLNRSLEEEESQL, encoded by the exons ATGGTGACCTTTGTCTGCCGGGTTCATGAGTCCAGCCCTGCCCAGCTGGCTGGGCTCACACCAG GGGACACCATCGCTAGTGTCAACGGCCTGAACGTGGAAGGCATCCGGCATCGGGAAATTGTTGACATCATTAAGGCGTCTGGCAACGTTCTCAG ACTGGAAACTCTGTATGGAACATCAATTCGGAAGGCGGAACTGGAGGCTCGTCTGCAGTACCTGAAG CAAACCCTGTATGAGAAGTGGGGAGAATACAGGTCCCTAATGGTGCAGGAGCAGCGGCTGGTGCACG GCCTCGTGGTGAAGGACCCGAGCATCTATGACACGCTGGAGTCCGTGCGCTCCAGCCTGTACGGTGCGGGCCTGCTCCCGGGCTCACTGCCCTTCGGGCCTCTGCTGTCCGCCCCCGGGAGCTCCCGCGGCGGCGCGCGGCGGGCCGGGGGCGACGCGGACGACGCTGTCTACCACACGTGCTTCTTCGGGGGCGCTGAGCCGCCTgagcccccgccgcccccgccccccgcgcgcGCTCCCGGCCCGGGCCCCGCCGACGCTTCGGCCCCGGGGCCCCGGGCGGTGCTGAGCCGCAGCGCCAgcgtgcggtgcgcgggccccgggggcggcggcggcgtggGCGCGCCGAGCGCTCTCTGGACTGAGGCCCGCGAGCAGGCCCTGTGCGGCGCCGGCCTGCGCAAAACCAAGTACCGCAGCTTCCGCCGGCGGCTGCTCAAGTTCATCCCCGGACTCAACcgctccctggaggaggaggagagccagctgtag